In Chitinophagaceae bacterium C216, the genomic stretch GATAAAGACTCACCCAGAGATATCAGCCTATCACAAGCTTCAGGTTATTCTTCTTATCGTGTAAATGGCGATGTATATAACAGACGGGGATGGGAAATAGTATTAAACGCATCGCCTATTCAAAACAAAAATTTCGGATGGGATATTTTGGTAAACTATAGCCGCATCAGAAACTATGTAAAAGAATTGTATGGAGGAGTCGAAAGCAGAGGACTGATAAAAGTAGGCGATAGAATCAATGTGGATCCGGCAAGATGGGGAGGTGAGCTAGCCTATACAGGATGGGTATGGGAAAAATCTCCTGACGGACAGATTGTATATGAAAACGGCTTACCCAAATATTTGAACCAGTTAATCAATTTAGGAGTGCATGAACACGACTTTGATTATGGCATTAATAATGCCTTTCGGTTGAAGCAATTTTCATTTAGCTTTTTACTGGATGGCCGCGTGGGGGGCAACATGTTTAATGGTGTGGAGGCGAAAATGTACGAAGGAGGTTCGCATCCTGCCACAGCCAACTCTTATAGGGAAGATTCCTATGCAGGACAGAAAACTTATGTTGGAAAAGGCGTAGTAGTTACCGGTGGCGATGTGGTATACGATGCTTTTGGAAATATCATAAGCGATAACCGCACCTTTGCTCCCAACGATGTCAAAGTGGATTATATAGACTGGGTATTTGCAACCTATACAAATGGTGTGACTGAGTCGTTATTATACAAACAGACCTATTTAAAACTGAGAGAAGTTATTATCGGGTACAACTTTAAACCCGCTTCGCTTAACAAAACACCATTTAAATCGGTAAGTATATCGCTAGTAGGGCGTAATCTGCTAATGTTTACCAAAGTTCCTTATATGGATCCTGAAGCATATTCCGGTACTACTATGGCTGAACCATCATACAGGAATGTTGGTATCAATATCAATTTAAAATTCTAACCGCCTAAATTTTTTGCTATGAAGAAAGCTACACACTATATAACTTTCATTACATTCTCGTTAATCGCACTGCTCTCCTCCTGTCATAAGAATGCCTATTATCAGATTGATCCCGACAATCCATCTGTAGGAGATCCAGCGCTATTATTAACAGGTATACAAATATCCGTTTTTAATATCACACACACGGACTACTCGTATGTAGACAGGCATTTAGCTTATTACGAACGCACATCCGAATCTATGACCTACAACTGGGGAACAGGAAGTTATAACAATTATAACATCCTTCGAAATGTTCAGGAGATGGCTAAGAATGGAAATGACAATTATAAGGCGTTGGCCAAATTCTTTCGGGCGGTGTTATTCTCCCAGCTTACCGAAACATTTGGTGATATTCCCTATTCAGAAGCATTGCGTGGACACGAGGGACTTGCCACTCCCAAGTATGATAGTCAAAAAGAAATCTATCTTGGTTTATTAGCGGAACTGGAAGAAGCCAATAATATGCTCAGCAGTGCCAATGGCCCTATAACCGGCGATATTATCTACGGAGGGCGTCCCGATCCCGTGCTTCAGTGGAAAAAGCTAATCAATGCTTTCAGATTAAGATTGCTGATACATCTATCAAAAAAAGAAAACGATCCGGACTTGAATATTAAGCAACAGTTTCAAAGCATCATTAGTAATCCTACTAAATATCCGCTGATGAATGATAACAATGATAATGGACAAATCGTGTACAATACTTCAGCAACTAATAATTCCTATCCCACGTTTCAGCATATCAGCTTTGCTACATCGGTATCGATGGAGAAAAATTTTGTCAATATGTTGAAAGATTTTCAGGATCCCCGATTATTTTCCTTTGCTGAACCAGTAAGTGGCAGACCGGCTAATGAATTCTCCAGTTATGATGGGGTGGATGGAGGACTTACATTGGCTGAAATGCAACTTACTTCTGCATCTGCATCGCGCATTAAAAGCCGTTATCATCAAAATCAGGTAAATGAGCCTACAATATTTCTGGGATATGCAGAGCAGGAATTTCTAATAGCTGAAGCTATTGAACGCGGCTGGATATCAGGAGCAGGTACAGCTAAACAACACTATGATAACGGAATCACCGCCTCTATGGCATTTTATAATATTACAGGAGGTGATGTTACCACCTACCTGTCAAATCCCGGTGTAGCCTACAATAGTGCTACAGGCCTCTCACAAATTGCAAAACAGAAATACATCGCCTTCTTTATGAACTCAGGAAGAGAAGCATTCTTTGAACAAAGAAGAACAGGTATTCCTACACTTAGTGTAGGACCAGGCACCCTCAACAATGGTATGGTACCTAAACGTTGGCGTTATCCGGCTAATGAGTTTACCATTAATAAAGAAAATGTAGAAGATGCAGTAAATAGGCAGTTTAACGGAAACGATAACATCAATTCGATAATGTGGTTGATACAATAAATGGTTAGGAACTGAGGGATTATTGAATATTCCAATAATCCCTCTTTTAACGACGAACTGTTTCTAAAACAGCTTACATAATTATGCTTTATGTAAAACGATTATTGGGGTGTTTATTCCTATGTTTGTATACAACAATTATTTCGGCCCAATACACTCCTCACAATAGAGCTCTAAAATTAGACGGGAAAGATAATAATGTATGTACCGGAATTGGTGTTATCAAAGCGCCTTGGACTCTTGAAGTGTGGATCAAGCCCGATTCTAACCTACTCAAAGATACGGCCGTAATCATTGGTGGGGGAGAATATAGTACACTTAATACTGCACACAATTTACCACTCATTTTTATAGGAGGTAAAATTGGAAATCCTTTTGCTGATATTTGGTCTGAAGCAATATTAGACGAGGGCTGGCATCACATTGCTTTATCCTGCAACGGAGAAATAACCCAATTATATATTGATGGACATATTGTAGCAAAAAAACTAACCAGCTTCTCTATAATACCCGGCACATTAGGATCGCACTTAAAAAGTGCCACTGTATATCAAGGGTTAATGGATGAGGTACGCATCTGGAATGCTGCGGTAGATGAATCCGAAATACAATACTGGATGAAACGGCCACTCAACAATAATCATCCAAATTTCAAAAGTCTTGTAGCTTATTATAATTTTGATGATGGAATTAATGAGATTGGTATTAATTGGGTAGGAAAAAGCTGGCAAACTTTTCATCTCAGAAACGGACGCATTCATTTCAGGGGCCGGGCTCCTTTAGCCTCCACTGTTCCAAGCAATAATATCCACTTCAAATACAACCCAAACGAACAACCTTTATTTAATGCAGTGATATTACATAACGAGTGGGATTATGATCAACACAGCAAAAACTTCCAGATACTTAAATTAAGAATTATACTTAATCAGCACAACCGCCCTGCATATCTTACGGGAATCACCCTAGACCTCTCTGAAGTGAGCTGGTTGCCCGATATTGAACGATTACAAATTTTTCATTCTTATAGCAACGGTAAATCGGATACCGTAATACAATACTTAGGTAGAAATATCCATCCGAAAAAAAAGATTTCATTGACAAATAAGCAAAAACGAATTTGCTTATCTCCTGGAGTTAACTATATTACTATAACCGCCGATATCGCAAGAAATACAACACGACAAGGAAGAATAAAAATCAAGGTGCCTGAATTTAGCTTAAATGAAACCTCATATGTACCAGAAGAAGATACTAATCCTATTATTCCTGAATTAATATGCAACAGTAAACCTGGCTCTCAAATTATAAAAGTATTGCAATGGAATATATGGCATGGCGGTATACATCTTGGCAATGATGGCATGAATAAAGTTATTGAGGTATTAAAAGCCGCGAATGCTGACATTATTACAATGCAGGAAGCATACGGCTCTCAGCAGCAAATAGCCGATGCACTAGGATATTATATGTATTCAGTAAATTCAA encodes the following:
- a CDS encoding TonB-dependent receptor P3 — protein: MTIAGGGANRYESYSTNGGSTTGGLQVPKVYNLAMSRDPATTYNDRWEKEVNSVLGYADLGYKNFLNLNISVRNDWSSSLRKPYNSYFYPSASLSFILSDVVRLPDAINFVKLRGAYADVKSDVSPYYTVPTYSSGTRWNGVPSLSSPGSILDSAIRPSRTISREVGLETKFLNDRLGLDLTYYSYLDKDSPRDISLSQASGYSSYRVNGDVYNRRGWEIVLNASPIQNKNFGWDILVNYSRIRNYVKELYGGVESRGLIKVGDRINVDPARWGGELAYTGWVWEKSPDGQIVYENGLPKYLNQLINLGVHEHDFDYGINNAFRLKQFSFSFLLDGRVGGNMFNGVEAKMYEGGSHPATANSYREDSYAGQKTYVGKGVVVTGGDVVYDAFGNIISDNRTFAPNDVKVDYIDWVFATYTNGVTESLLYKQTYLKLREVIIGYNFKPASLNKTPFKSVSISLVGRNLLMFTKVPYMDPEAYSGTTMAEPSYRNVGININLKF